The genomic DNA TAGCTCTCTATGGTCTTAACGAGATCAGAAAAGCCCTTGAGATGGGGGCTGTGAGGAAGCTCGTGATCTTGGAGGAGCTTGAGAACTCTGAGGAGCTTGAGAAGCTTGCTGAGAGCAGGGGAGCTGAGATCCACTATATAAGCAGCTCCCTCCCAGAGGGTGAGTGGATAAAGAAAACCTTTGGAGGGGCTGTGGCTATACTGAGGTATAGAATTGAGTAGCTTATAGTATTATCCTCTCCCTCTCAATATCCTTCCTATTAAGCCCGAAAACCTCTGTTCTAACCCTTATCCCTCCGAAGAGCTCTGCCTCATCCATGTCGAGGGCTACCGCAGATGCTATTCTCCCTATAGAGTCTGCCTTCATAATCCCAGAGCCCGAGGTGCCTGCAGCAACCTCTATATTCCCTATCTTGAATATCACGGGCTGCCCATCTATTGGGTTCATATCGTAGTGCCCTGCCCACGCGGTATCTGGTGATGCTCCTGTGAATTGTGGTAGGTATTTAGATAGCACTGGGTATATTGAGTATCTATAGAAGCTCTCCTCAGGCTTGGGATCCTCTTCTAAGGCGTATGGCCTCCCAAGATCGTCTGAGAGTCCTACCCAAAAGCTTCTCTCCCTAGCCTCTGGCTTTATATAGACCCTTCTCGGGAGTATTGTGAATGGGATCACACCTAGATCGTTATAGCCCTTGGTATATAGCAATGCTGATAGCCCCTCTGTGTTTGCCCTTATAACGAAGATCTGTCTCTTCTTAGGATTAACAACAGGGTCGATCCCTATTGGTTCTAGAAGCCTCCTAGTCCACGCACCAGCCGCGACAACGATGTTTCTAGCCTCTATATATCCAGAATTTGTTTCAACACCCTTAGCCTCTATATCCTGCCATGCAAAGGGCTCTCCAGGTATGTCTAGAGGCTTCTTAGCACCTAGAACGATCCTCTTAACATATGTGTTATAGATAACCTCTCCCCCAAGTGATTTAAAGGATGCCTCATAGAATCTCACAAGAGAATCAGGATCCAGAGTACCCGCCCTCGGAACATATATCCCAGCCTCTATATCAGGGATCCCCATAGCCCTTGCCTCCTCATCCCTCGAAACATCGACGTTAAAGCCCTGCCTCCTCAGCTCCTCCCTCTCCACAATCCTATAGCTACCGCCTAGCTTCTCAGCAGCATCTAGAGCAGGCCTTAGCCTCTCAAGCTCCTCGCTATCTACGAGGAATAGATATCCAAGATATCTCATTCCAAGATCCCATCCCAGAGATCTTTCAACATATTCGTAGAACTCCACAGAGCTCTTAGTGATCAGAACATTGATCCTTGAGCTGAAGAAAACCCTGAACATGGCAGCTGATTTCGAGGTATCACCCATACCAGGGCCTGGGTTTTTATCCACAACAACAACCCTAGATCTAGGGCTAGCCTTCTTTATATAATAGGCTGTGGAGAGACCAACAACACCAGCCCCTATGATCAGATAATCTATTCCCGGCGATTTCCTCCCCCATATAGGATTAGCATAACATATACTTAAACCACGATCGCTAAGGAGGAGCCTATCTCCCTCGGGCCAGTGGGAGGCTTCATAGAAGCCTCTACTCCTCACAACTGCTCATCTAGCTCATAGTAGGTTCCTCGATTTTAGGATAGTGCTGCATATTGCTGTGGGATTATAAGCCTTTACATGTTAAAAGGGTGGGTGCTATCAATAAATATAAACCAGTATAAAATCCAATACAGCGGGCTGTAAGCTATATGGGCTTTATCTCTTTACCCTTATCTATGTATACAAGCCCCTCAGATATCATGGCTTCAACTAGGATCTTCTCCTTCGCTGATAGATTATTCACATCCTCGACCTTTATAGGCATTCTCGAGATTAGCGATTCGTAGAACTGTTTATCAACAACGAAGTCCCCCACAATAACTACTTCCCCTCTATCTACGTAGTATTCTAGGCTACCCATCTGCTTTGAAGCCTCTTTGCGGGCCTCCGCTATAGTCATGAGCTTCTCCTGGGATAGCTTTTCTAGGAACTGGTCTCTCTGCCTCTGCTGCTTCCCAGGTGTTTGGAGAGCCCTTATAAATACCTTTAGCTCCGATACTTCTTTCTCTAGCTTGGATAGATTTTCTAGTGTGTCTTCAAGTGTTTTCTCTAGCTCTGCGATCCTCTCCTTAAGCTCGCTAATCTCCTTCGATAGATCTCCCATACCATGTATATGTATATCCTCTCCCCCCTCCTGAAGCGCCTCCATCTTAGCCTGGCTCCTCGCTATATAGCCCTTGCTAGTCCTCACAACAAGCCCTCTCTCCCTCAGCCTTAGCAATGCATATCTAACTGTTATTATGCTGAATCCGAGTCCATCAGCTATCTCCCTAGGCTTTGAATATGGGTGTTTCTGGAGATAGCTGAGCACCAGCTTATCTATATTGCTGCTCAACCCACTACATACCCTTCTAACATATTTATGTCTAAGGGTGGATTTAACTGGGGGTCTCTTCCAATCCCGCCTTGCCTCTCTTCCTTGGGAGCACGCTGATCTCTCCCAACCCGATCCCCCTGCCCCTTCCCAAGCCGAGGTAGTTTGCTAGGGCGAGGGATCTCTCCATAGCCTTCCTAGTAGCCTTGTGATGGATATTCATCTCAACATATCCTGTGAAACCCCTAGCTTTTCTGATCTTCCCGCTGGAGTCCCTCCCTATTATAACAGTTACAGGTCTGATCCTATGCCCTATAATCTCTGTAAGCGCTGTACCCATAACAGCGATTCGATATGAATATATATCGTCCTTATCATTTGGTCTTGAAAGTCTAAGGCTCTCAGGGGCTACCCTATTCCATAGTCTGAGCGCGTAGCTAAATAGGATCCCCGGTATTGGCAATGTAGCTGTCCCTACTCGGATCTTAGAATATCTATTCATGATTCTCTTAACAGGAGGTATCATGATCTTGGGGGACAACACAGCTGGGGTTATGAATCTTAGCAACAAACCTCCTGATAGATCTAGATATAGGCTCGCTAGATCCCCTACCACCTCAACACTCTCAACAACAACATCGAAAACCCCATAGGGGGTGTTGATCACACCACCGGAGAAGCCAACTATATCGCTCAGATCATCCTTAGAAACATAGGCAGAGATCCTTGAAAAGAGCCTGGAGCCCCCGCGAACATGTAGCACACTATCGTCAGCGCCAACTTTATATAGCCTTCTCCCATCCTCTCCATATAGGCAGGATATGAAGATAGGCTTATACTGATCCCTTGAGGAGCTGAGAGCCCTTAGAGAGCTAAACAGAGCCCCAGAATCTATCATATGCTTCACAACCTTAGAGCTGAGAGGAGGAAGTATAGAATCCCTAATAACCTTCAAGCCCAGATTAACCCTAACAAGCACACCACTACCAACAGGCCATGGAAGCCTTCTCTCAGAATTGATCCCTGTGCCCAGCGCTGACCTCCTAAACATATTTTAACCAGGGATATCTAAATATCTCTAGATCCGTGTGATATAGCTCCGAATAAATAGAGGGAACAACTGAAAAACCTAAGAAGAAGGCCTAAATGAATATTCGATAATCCTCAATAAAGATAGAAAATCTTCAAAATCTTACCTTTATATAAATAAGCTGTTTTAGCTATACTTAAATCAAGCTATTTTTATCGTTTATCATTACTGCTTACTTTTTATGTTAAATAACATAGGATAATTAGGATTGTAAAGGCAGCTGCATATACAATTACGATAGCAGCTGGTACAGCATTACTGTAATAAGTCAGGTAGAAAAGGTGACTCAATTCATGCACTAATAGCTTAGCAAAAACCAGAGCCCAATTGAACTCAAACCGCTCCTCAGATAAGAAGGTATTGTTGAAATCCAGATATCACCCCCAACGCTATTAGCAAAAATAGCTAGCAGTATTTGAAAATTTAAGGCATTGCAACTATAAGTCTCGCTTGTAGAGCGGTTTATGTTTATTGGCTTTCTAGGCTCTTGGTGTTAGGGTCTATATCTTCTGCTGATTATGTAGATGCTGGTTAAAATAGCTATGGTTGCTGCTGCTATAACTGCATATTGCCTATAGTCTATGGTGGGCTCCAGCGTTCTAGCCCTTATTACAGGCTCCCAATACTCTATTGCAAAGAGTTTGCATCCAGAGACCTCTCTTATGGGCAAGCCCTCTGGGCGAGGTGGAATTTCCACCGTCAAGCGGTAGGAAGAAGCGGTTGGATAAAGTATGTATATTTTCTTACTTAAACTTTACTATAATTAGGGGTTTATGTTGGACGAGCTGATAATCACCATAATAACTGTTGTGGTAAGTATAGCAACGGCAACAGCTTCTCTAGGTTATTGGCTTGGCAGGAAATTCTCTGAAACAGATAATAAGTTTACAGTGATTGGTGAGAGACTTATCAGGCTTGAGTATACGATTAACCAGTTCTCTGAGACTTTAATACTGATGCTGGAGTCAAAGGGGATTTTTACTCCTGCTGAGGCTGTGGGTATCAGGAACCTGGTTAAGGCTCTCCTTCCAATGCCTAGATCTAAGTATTATACTTGGGAAGTATATGAGAGGCTTAAAAGGCTTCTTGATAAGGATCCAAACGAATATGCTATGGCTGATATAGAGGAAATGAACAGCATGGCTGATCTGATAGAGAAGGAGGGTTGGGAGACAAATAGAAGGGATCTATTAGAATATGCTTCGAAGCTGAGGTTCTATGCGATGATAGCAAAGGTTGTTTTCATATATCCAAAGCTGCTGAAAGGCTCTAGCCAGCAAAGAGGTTAGAATAATAAAGGACTCCCTATTAGTGGTTTAACCGGCTAGAGTTTATCTTTCCTTTTAATTCAATAGAGATTGATTCAAAGGGTTGATAGACTTTCTGAATATAAAAGCGTTTCGCATGGAGAGGAGATCAGTCTTCAAGAACCCCTATTCTGGCTAGGAAGTCCAGATATTCCCTATCTCTCAGTAGCTTCTCATAAGCTTCTGTGAGATCTTTGCCTCCTATTACGTAGTCGCCTAGATATCTAACTGAGAATCTAACTGCATCTACAGAATATTCTTCGCCTAGATATCCCTTGGCAACCATCTCTAGGATCTCTAGTGGTGTTGGGATCAGCTTCCACAGCTTTCTAGCGACTCTATGTTCCATCAGATCTAGTATCTCTTTATACCTTACATAGCCATCGGCAACAATCACATCGCTACTAGAGATCCTTGGTAAGCCCTTTCTTACAGGTTTGAAGAACTCTATCCATGGCTTAGGATCTATTCTCCCGCTAAGGCTAATTCTAGCTCTTATCAGTAGAGAGGCGAGTCTATAGGCATTAACCTCTAGAGATCTAGGATCTATATCTTCTTCGTAGCAGATCACCTCTTTATGGGGCATCTCAACAGCTAGTCTGGGGATCTCCTTGATAACAGGCCACCAAACCCTTGTAAGGGATGTGTTGAAATACTTCAACGATATATCCATTAGATCATCCTCTAGAGCTCCAACCCCTCTATATATAAGATCCCTGCATAACCCCCTAGGAAGGGGAAGGGCTATGCTGTTATAGCTAGATAGAAGCTCTCTAAGCTCTCCCCCAAGCCTCTCCACAGCCCCCTCAATCCTTGGCAGACCTATGACCAGCTCGGCCATAC from Sulfolobales archaeon includes the following:
- a CDS encoding FAD-binding oxidoreductase, whose translation is MRSRGFYEASHWPEGDRLLLSDRGLSICYANPIWGRKSPGIDYLIIGAGVVGLSTAYYIKKASPRSRVVVVDKNPGPGMGDTSKSAAMFRVFFSSRINVLITKSSVEFYEYVERSLGWDLGMRYLGYLFLVDSEELERLRPALDAAEKLGGSYRIVEREELRRQGFNVDVSRDEEARAMGIPDIEAGIYVPRAGTLDPDSLVRFYEASFKSLGGEVIYNTYVKRIVLGAKKPLDIPGEPFAWQDIEAKGVETNSGYIEARNIVVAAGAWTRRLLEPIGIDPVVNPKKRQIFVIRANTEGLSALLYTKGYNDLGVIPFTILPRRVYIKPEARERSFWVGLSDDLGRPYALEEDPKPEESFYRYSIYPVLSKYLPQFTGASPDTAWAGHYDMNPIDGQPVIFKIGNIEVAAGTSGSGIMKADSIGRIASAVALDMDEAELFGGIRVRTEVFGLNRKDIERERIIL
- a CDS encoding winged helix-turn-helix transcriptional regulator; this translates as MSSNIDKLVLSYLQKHPYSKPREIADGLGFSIITVRYALLRLRERGLVVRTSKGYIARSQAKMEALQEGGEDIHIHGMGDLSKEISELKERIAELEKTLEDTLENLSKLEKEVSELKVFIRALQTPGKQQRQRDQFLEKLSQEKLMTIAEARKEASKQMGSLEYYVDRGEVVIVGDFVVDKQFYESLISRMPIKVEDVNNLSAKEKILVEAMISEGLVYIDKGKEIKPI
- the cas6 gene encoding CRISPR system precrRNA processing endoribonuclease RAMP protein Cas6; its protein translation is MFRRSALGTGINSERRLPWPVGSGVLVRVNLGLKVIRDSILPPLSSKVVKHMIDSGALFSSLRALSSSRDQYKPIFISCLYGEDGRRLYKVGADDSVLHVRGGSRLFSRISAYVSKDDLSDIVGFSGGVINTPYGVFDVVVESVEVVGDLASLYLDLSGGLLLRFITPAVLSPKIMIPPVKRIMNRYSKIRVGTATLPIPGILFSYALRLWNRVAPESLRLSRPNDKDDIYSYRIAVMGTALTEIIGHRIRPVTVIIGRDSSGKIRKARGFTGYVEMNIHHKATRKAMERSLALANYLGLGRGRGIGLGEISVLPRKRGKAGLEETPS